From the Planktothricoides raciborskii GIHE-MW2 genome, the window CGGCAATACTTTGTTACATTTATTTACATAACGTTACAAAACTTAAGGAAAACACCAATGACTATCGTGATTAGCTTATTCGTGGTTGGTTGGATAGCGGCGGCTGTGCTCGGCACTCAGGCTTATTTCTTGGGTGAACAAACCAAGCCCATTCACGAACGTAACTGGCGTTCTGAGTCTTTTGCCCAGTTGTCTAAATCCGTAACTGGCAGCGAGATTGACTACAGCAAGAGAGTTCCAGCTTTTGCAGTGGATGCTTACACCAGCCAAAACCTGCCCAAATAATTAGCCGTGGCAGGATTTCCCAACCAGAGGCGATCGCGCATCCGCGCCGCTTCGCGAACGCGCTCACCAAAAATTAGTATCCCGTGGGGCGATCGCAGAAAAAAATCAGTCATCAAGAGCAAAAAGGGGCTTTCATAGCCCCTTTTTGCTCTTTGGCATCAGGCTAAAATAAAGAAAATGCTTTAAAAAATCAGGCGGATCTAATTCACAGCCCAACTGGGACACCGGGAACTGATATCACCAAATCACCAGAAAAACTGTCCTAGAAACAGCAGAGATATTTTACAGTATAGAAAGGGTGAGCCGGTATTTCACCCAGATTCAGGTGTTGAGGTGGTGAGTTATGACAATTGAAGAGATTATTTACCTGATTGAGGCAAAAAGCGAAAAAGAGTTAAGACCCGTAGAAAAATTAATCCTTGAGCAAGCGTGGGAAGGGAAGACTTTTACGGATATTGCCACCCTGTCGGACTATGGTGAGCATTATCTGAGAAAAACTGCTTCCTCGTTGTGGAAGTCACTTTCGGAAATTTTTGGCGAGTCACTCACCAAGGGTAATTTTCGCGGCATCCTGGAAACCCGCGCCCTATGCTCCAATGAACAACTATTAATGGAGACTTTTTACGCCAATAAATCTTCTGAACAGTCACCGCCATTTCCAGGGAGTCCACTGCCCTTGTGGTCTAAGTTTTATATTCATCGCCCAGCAATTGAAGAACTAGCTTATGCAGAATTGATAAAATTAGGCAGCGTCATTCGCATCAAAGCCCCAAGAAAAATGGGAAAAAATTCTTTGCTGTTGCGAATTATGAATCGGGGGAATAGCTTAGGCTATCGGGGGGCTTTTTTAGATTTTCAGCAAGCGGAAAGTGGGACTTTTGAAAATCTGGATAAATTTTTACGTTGGTTTTGTGCCACCGTGACGCTACAAGCGGGTCTGACCCCAAAATTAGACGCCTACTGGGATGAAACTATTGGCAGTAAGGTTAGTGCGACTTTATATTTCCAAGCATATCTTTTACCAGCGGTGAGTAGCCCGTTTATTTTAGGGCTAAATGAAGTGAATATTTTATTTCAATACCCGGCGATCGCCTGCGATTTTTTTCCCATGCTGAGAAGCTGGCATGAAGAGGCGAAATATGTAGAAATTTGGCAACGACTCCGGATGATTGTGGTTTATTCTACAGAAATTTATATCCCCTTAAACCTGAATCAATCTCCGTTTAATATTGGTTTACCGATTAAACTAACTGAATTCAACCTAGAACAAGGGAAAGATTTAGCCAAAGCGTATAATTTACCTCTGAAGGCAGCCGATTTGCAAAAGCTAATCGATCTGTTAGGGGGACATCCTTATTTAATGCAGTTGGCTTTCCATCACTTGAGCCAAGAAGATAAAGCATCAACGGGTAAAACCAACCTTGACGATCCAAAACATTTAAGTAAAGCTTTAAAACATATTTTAGAAACGGCTACAAATCAAGCCGGTATTTATCGAGATTATTTGCGAAGTCTCTGGGCAAATATCCATGATCATCCGCCTCTTTTTGCCGCATTTAAACAAGTGCTAGAAAGCAATGAAGCGGTAGAATTACCGGATATTATTGCTTACAAGTTGGAAAGCTTGGGACTGATTAAGATGTCAGGAAAACTTTGTAGTGTCAGCTTGCCATTGTATCGCCTATATTTTTCCGATCAACTCTCCCTTGAACAAAATGCCAAAGTGAGTTTAGTCACGAATAATCAATGGAACTTGATCGAACAGTTAGCGAAATATAAGCAAGCGGTAGATCAATTTATCTATCGAGATAACCTAACAGGTTTCACTAATGGCAAACATTTCAAAAAGCAGATGGAGCAAAAATGGCTGGAGTGGAAAGATCAGCCGGTTTCCCTGATGATTTGTCAGATTGACTTTTTGCATTTATATAATCAATTTCATGGTAATGAAGCCACGGATGACTGTTTACAGAAGGTCGCTGGAGTAATTGGTAACTGTGTCGAGCAGCCATTAGAGTTTATCGGGCGTTTGGGTGAGGCTAAGTTTGCTATATTTTTACCGGGGAAGACCCAAGGGCAAGCGGAAAAAATTGGTCGGCAGATTTGTGAACAAGTCAAAGGGTTGGCGATCGCCCATAATAATTCTAGTATTGATGGTCTTCCAGAAACGATCACCGTGAGCATTGGCGGATCCAGCCGGGAGGCTAGGCAACCTGAAGTCACCTTAGAAATTATGCTCAATGAGGCAGAAACATACTTGCAGCAAGCACAAAAATGGGGAGGAAATCGCATGGTCAACAGTGTTTCTTTATTAGAAAATTTTTCTACGCCTTCGGGTTCTTCGGAAACTTCCGTGACTCCATAAGATTTAATCAGAACCGCGATCGCTTAGTATCCTATATTAACTATGATTTTCGTTTCTGTTCTACCACCTTTGATCTAACATAACTGATTCAAAAAATATTGTATGAGCCTCGATCAACTCCTGATCTTAATTACTGTTGCCCAGCAAAAAAATTTGACTCCGGCACAAAACCTAGTGTTAGGAGGCTCCTGGCATGGGCAAACATATACTCATATCGCCCAACAATCTATCTATGAAGCGGATTACCTCAAAACAACAGCAGCGAGATTATGGCAAATGATTTCTCAGTTGTTGAATGTACCGATTACTAAGTCAACTTTCCGTTCTGTGGTGGAAACTTATGTTTTGACCCCGGAACAACTCGCTTTAATCTCGATTTATAACCAAGATCAATCTCCTAGCTTTATTTTAAAAGAGACTAAAAATCCAGGTAATTTGGCGATCGCCAAATTTCCGTCTCCCTGGGAGAACCAGTCCGCCAATAGTCTGAATTCCTTAGAATATCCCAGTGGACCTGTTCCGGTAGAATCACCCTTTTATATCGAACGACCACCCATTGAAACAACCGCTTATCAAGAAATTACCAAACCGGGCAGTATTCTGCGGATTAAATCTCCCAAACAAATGGGTAAATCTTCCCTGCTGTTAAAAATTTTTGAGCAAGCAAACCTTTTAGACTATCACACAGTAAATATAGACTTTTGTCAAGGAGACGAATCGATTATTTCTAATTTAGATAAATTGTTACGCTGGTTTTGCAGCCTGCTCGGTCAAAAGTTAAACATCCCCGCCAATTTAGAAGAATGCTGGGCAAGCACAATGGGCAGTAAGGTGAACTGTACCTTATATTTTGAACGGCATCTCCTGCCAAAAATTAACCGTCCACTGGTTGTAGCTTTCAATGAGTTAAACCGACTGTTTAAATATCCTTACATTACTCAAGAACTTTTAACCATTGTGCGGTCATGGAGCGAAGAAGCCCAAAAATATGCTCCTTGGAATCATTTAAGATTTGTGTTACTTTACTCTCAAGAAATTTACCCAGAATATCCTCTATATACTTCTGCTTTAAATATCGGTTTACCCTTAACTTTAACGGACTTTACTCCAGAACAAGTTAATCAGTTAGCCCAACGTCATGGAGTTTGCTGGAATTCGGCACAAATCGAAAAACTCATGGCAATGGTTGGCGGACATCCTGCCCTGATCCGATTAGCATTTTATCACCTCGTCAATCCCCTAAAGTTTAATACAGAATCCATGAGTCTAGACCAGCTATTAGCGTCAATGGCGAATCCCTTCGGAATTTATCGAGATCATTTGCATGATTTGCGGCAACATTTTCAAGAAAATGAGGAATTAAACCGCGCATTTCAAGGATTGTTAACCGAGGAAAATCCCATCAGCTTACTTCCTGAATTAGCCGATCAATTAGAAAGTCTTGGGGTGGTGAAAATCGATCAAAATTGTCAAGTCACTGTTCGGTGTGAATTATACCGTTTATATTTTAGTAATGCCCATAATATAGGGGAAAATTCCTGCGGTAAAATTACGGATACAGAAGGAAAAGTCTCTAGCGGGGAACGCTTGCAACAAATCGAGCAGGAATATCAAGGATTCCAGCAGCAGATTTGTCATCGAGATCCGTTAACCAATCTGGTCAATCAACTGGGATTTTATCAGTATATTAGCAGGTATTGGCAAGAGTTTATTGACAATCAATTACAACTTTCAGTGATTGTAGGTAGTCTGGACTATTTTCACCTCTATTATCAGAACTTTTATTATGATAAATATGGCAAAAATATCGGCGATGCTTATTTAAAAAAAATTGCTGATTTGCTGCGTCAGATAGTTGATTATCCGGGGAAGATTATGGCTCGATTTGAACCGGGAGAATTTGTCATATTTTTACCCAGTGTTTCCGCCGCTGACGCCCTAGAATTGGCGGAAGAAATTAGAAAACGGGTGAAAGCTTTGGGGTTAGTGCACGATCATCTGCTGATGGGAGGACTGCCCGATACGATCACCATGAGTTTAGGGGTGGCGAGTATTCAGGCGAAGGCTCAAAATTATCCAGATTACCTGATTAGAACCGCGAATTTGGCTTTGGAACAATCAAAGAAACAAGGGAGCGATCGCACCTCTTTTGAACCAGCTTTTGAACCAGCTTTTGAACCAGCTTTTGAATCTATTGAGTTTTCTTAGTTTCTGACTACGCCGATTATGCAAAATATTATCCGTGATGATTTATATCAAGTTGGGGGGAGTCTGAGATCTGATGCTTCTACTTATGTGAGGCGCTCGGCAGATGCTCAACTGTATAATGCCTTAAAAAAAGGTGAATTTTGTTATGTTTTCAACTCCCGTCAAATGGGGAAATCCTCACTGCTGGTGCAAACCCGACATCGGCTGCTGCAAGAGGGATTTCAATGTGCCACGGTGGATTTAACTCGCATTATCACGGAAAATATTACCTCAGAACAATGGTATAAAGGCTTAATTTTTGATTTGTGGCGAGGATTTAATTTATTTGATAAATTCGATCTAAAGTCGTGGTTTATTTCGGTAGATGGCTTGTCAAATGTCCAAAAACTTAGTCAGTTTTTGGAAGAAATTTTAATGAATCAATTTGCCAAGCAACCCCTGGTAATTTTTTTTGATGAGATAGATAGTTTAATCAATTTTGATTTTTTAACCAATGATTTTTTTCCGTTGATTCGCTCTTGTTATAATCAGCGATCGCTGAATCGAGAATATGAACGTTTGACCTTTGCTTTTTTTGGGGTGACGACTCCAGGAGATTTAATTAGAGATCCCCAGAAAACTCCATTTAATATTGGTCAACCCATCGACCTTCACGGCATTAACCTGGATGATGCTAAACCCTTAGCCCAAGGATTAGTCGGCATTGTTCCCCAACCCGAAACGGTGATTAAAGAAATTTTTGATTGGACGGGAGGACAACCTTTTTTAACTCAAAAACTATGTCAATTAGTGGTGCATCATATCAAGTATTATCGGGAAATAAATCCTGGGAATGGGGATAATTGGGAAAAATGGATTTCCCATTTGGTGCGATCGCAGATTATAGAGAACTGGGAGTCCCAAGATGAGCCGGAACATTTAAGAACCATTAAAAATAGAATTTTAAACAATGAAAATCGGGCAGCCAGACTTTTGGGTATTTATGAGCAAATTTTGCAGAAAAAACAGATTAAATTTAATGATAGTCGCGATTATATTGAATTAGAACTAAGTGGATTAGTTTATAAAAAAAATGGATATTTAACCATTAAAAATCGAATTTATGAGCAAATTTTTAATCCAGCTTGGGTCACGGAACAACTGGATAAAATTCGGCCATATTCCTCTGCATTGCGGGCTTGGCTCAAGTCCGGTCAACAAGATGAATCTTGTTTGTTACAAGGTCAAGTATTACAAGATGCTCTTGCCTGGGCATTGGGCAGAAGTTTGAGCGATTTAGATTAT encodes:
- a CDS encoding AAA-like domain-containing protein; translation: MSLDQLLILITVAQQKNLTPAQNLVLGGSWHGQTYTHIAQQSIYEADYLKTTAARLWQMISQLLNVPITKSTFRSVVETYVLTPEQLALISIYNQDQSPSFILKETKNPGNLAIAKFPSPWENQSANSLNSLEYPSGPVPVESPFYIERPPIETTAYQEITKPGSILRIKSPKQMGKSSLLLKIFEQANLLDYHTVNIDFCQGDESIISNLDKLLRWFCSLLGQKLNIPANLEECWASTMGSKVNCTLYFERHLLPKINRPLVVAFNELNRLFKYPYITQELLTIVRSWSEEAQKYAPWNHLRFVLLYSQEIYPEYPLYTSALNIGLPLTLTDFTPEQVNQLAQRHGVCWNSAQIEKLMAMVGGHPALIRLAFYHLVNPLKFNTESMSLDQLLASMANPFGIYRDHLHDLRQHFQENEELNRAFQGLLTEENPISLLPELADQLESLGVVKIDQNCQVTVRCELYRLYFSNAHNIGENSCGKITDTEGKVSSGERLQQIEQEYQGFQQQICHRDPLTNLVNQLGFYQYISRYWQEFIDNQLQLSVIVGSLDYFHLYYQNFYYDKYGKNIGDAYLKKIADLLRQIVDYPGKIMARFEPGEFVIFLPSVSAADALELAEEIRKRVKALGLVHDHLLMGGLPDTITMSLGVASIQAKAQNYPDYLIRTANLALEQSKKQGSDRTSFEPAFEPAFEPAFESIEFS
- a CDS encoding AAA-like domain-containing protein, which translates into the protein MTIEEIIYLIEAKSEKELRPVEKLILEQAWEGKTFTDIATLSDYGEHYLRKTASSLWKSLSEIFGESLTKGNFRGILETRALCSNEQLLMETFYANKSSEQSPPFPGSPLPLWSKFYIHRPAIEELAYAELIKLGSVIRIKAPRKMGKNSLLLRIMNRGNSLGYRGAFLDFQQAESGTFENLDKFLRWFCATVTLQAGLTPKLDAYWDETIGSKVSATLYFQAYLLPAVSSPFILGLNEVNILFQYPAIACDFFPMLRSWHEEAKYVEIWQRLRMIVVYSTEIYIPLNLNQSPFNIGLPIKLTEFNLEQGKDLAKAYNLPLKAADLQKLIDLLGGHPYLMQLAFHHLSQEDKASTGKTNLDDPKHLSKALKHILETATNQAGIYRDYLRSLWANIHDHPPLFAAFKQVLESNEAVELPDIIAYKLESLGLIKMSGKLCSVSLPLYRLYFSDQLSLEQNAKVSLVTNNQWNLIEQLAKYKQAVDQFIYRDNLTGFTNGKHFKKQMEQKWLEWKDQPVSLMICQIDFLHLYNQFHGNEATDDCLQKVAGVIGNCVEQPLEFIGRLGEAKFAIFLPGKTQGQAEKIGRQICEQVKGLAIAHNNSSIDGLPETITVSIGGSSREARQPEVTLEIMLNEAETYLQQAQKWGGNRMVNSVSLLENFSTPSGSSETSVTP
- a CDS encoding photosystem II protein, Psb35-related — its product is MTIVISLFVVGWIAAAVLGTQAYFLGEQTKPIHERNWRSESFAQLSKSVTGSEIDYSKRVPAFAVDAYTSQNLPK